From Anopheles darlingi chromosome 2, idAnoDarlMG_H_01, whole genome shotgun sequence, the proteins below share one genomic window:
- the LOC125950356 gene encoding splicing factor U2AF 50 kDa subunit, protein MSDRDYRGGGGGGGGGGGRGGGGGPGGGRHRSRSRDRRRSRSRSRDRRRSRSRSPYRKNRSRRRKPSLYWDVPPPGFEHITPLQYKAMQAAGQIPANIVADTPQAAVPVVGSTITRQARRLYVGNIPFGVTEEEMMEFFNQQMHLSGLAQAAGNPVLACQINLDKNFAFLEFRSIDETTQAMAFDSINFKGQSLKIRRPHDYQPMPGMTDSATVNVPEKFSGVISTVVPDSAHKIFIGGLPNYLNEDQVKELLLSFGQLKAFNLVKDAATGLGKGYAFAEYVENSITDQAIAGLNGMQLGDKKLIVQRASVGAKNANAAVVAPVQIQVPGLSLVGSSGPPTEVLCLLNMVTPDELKDEEEYEDILEDIREECNKYGVVRSVEIPRPIEGVDVPGCGKVFVEFNSIVDCQKAQQALTGRKFSDRVVVTSYFDPDKYHRREF, encoded by the exons ATGT CCGACCGCGACTaccgtggtggcggtggtggtggtggtggtggcggtggtagagGAGGTGGGGGTGGCCCAGGAGGTGGACGGCATCGGTCACGATCCCGGGACCGAAGGCGCAGCCGATCACGGAGCCGCGACCGACGGcggtcccgttcccgttcgcccTACCGAAAGAACCgttcccgcagacgtaagccgTCCCTGTACTGGGATGTTCCGCCTCCGGGCTTCGAACACATTACCCCGTTACAGTACAAAGCGATGCAGGCCGCGGGCCAGATACCGGCCAACATCGTGGCAGACACTCCACAGGCCGCCGTTCCCGTTGTAGGTTCGACCATTACCCGGCAGGCCCGCCGGCTCTACGTCGGCAACATACCGTTCGGCGtgacggaggaggagatgaTGGAGTTCTTCAACCAGCAGATGCATCTTTCCGGGTTGGCACAGGCCGCCGGTAACCCGGTGCTCGCCTGTCAGATCAATCTGGACAAGAACTTTGCTTTCCTCGAGTTTCGCTCGATCGACGAAACTACACAGGCCATGGCATTCGATAGCATAAACTTTAAGGGGCAGAGCCTGAAGATTCGACGACCGCACGACTATCAGCCCATGCCGGGCATGACGGATTCGGCGACAGTCAACGTTCCAG AAAAATTCTCCGGCGTCATCAGCACGGTGGTACCCGATTCGGCACATAAAATCTTTATCGGTGGTTTGCCAAACTACCTTAACGAAGATCAG GTCAAGGAGTTGCTGCTCTCGTTCGGTCAGCTGAAAGCGTTTAATCTGGTCAAGGACGCTGCAACCGGTCTTGGCAAAGGTTATGCTTTTGCTGAGTACGTAGAGAATTCGATTACTGATCAG GCAATTGCTGGATTGAACGGTATGCAGCTTGGCGATAAGAAACTTATTGTACAGCGTGCCAGCGTTGGAGCCAAGAACGCTAATGCAGCCGTCGTTGCTCCGGTTCAGATTCAG GTACCGGGTCTGTCGTTGGTAGGTTCATCCGGTCCACCGACCGAGGTGCTGTGTCTGCTGAACATGGTCACACCGGACGAGCTGAAGGACGAGGAAGAGTACGAGGACATTCTCGAGGACATTCGAGAAGAGTGTAATAAGTATGGTGTGGTGCGGAGCGTGGAGATACCACGTCCCATCGAGGGCGTCGATGTGCCCGGCTGTGGCAAGGTGTTTGTAGAGTTTAATTCTATCGTCGATTGCCAGAAGGCGCAGCAGGCGCTGACTGGACGCAAGTTCAGCGATCGTGTCGTTGTCACGTCCTACTTCGATCCAGATAAGTATCATCGCCGCGAGTTTTAA